One stretch of Streptomyces agglomeratus DNA includes these proteins:
- a CDS encoding RidA family protein has product MTTHHPEHPSHPPRPHRVDRLNPAELSPPSGFSHAVTATGSQLVFLAGQTALDTDGKVVGDTLPAQFEKALGNLLTALHAAGGAPADLARVTVYATDVADYRAHAPELGRVWSRLAGRDYPAMAVIGVVRLWDEQALVELDGVAVLP; this is encoded by the coding sequence ATGACCACGCACCACCCCGAGCACCCGTCACACCCGCCCCGGCCGCACCGCGTCGACCGGCTCAACCCGGCGGAACTCTCGCCTCCCTCCGGCTTCTCGCACGCGGTCACCGCCACCGGTTCCCAGCTGGTCTTCCTGGCGGGCCAGACCGCGCTCGACACGGACGGCAAGGTGGTCGGGGACACGCTGCCCGCCCAGTTCGAAAAGGCGCTCGGCAACCTGCTCACGGCGCTGCACGCCGCCGGGGGCGCCCCCGCCGACCTTGCCCGCGTCACCGTCTACGCCACCGATGTCGCCGACTACCGCGCCCACGCCCCGGAACTGGGCCGCGTCTGGAGCCGGCTGGCGGGCCGCGACTACCCCGCCATGGCGGTCATCGGCGTGGTGCGCCTGTGGGACGAGCAGGCCCTGGTCGAGCTGGACGGTGTGGCCGTACTGCCCTGA